Proteins from a single region of Oncorhynchus kisutch isolate 150728-3 unplaced genomic scaffold, Okis_V2 Okis01b-Okis20b_hom, whole genome shotgun sequence:
- the LOC116358820 gene encoding CMRF35-like molecule 8, translated as MLSPAVSSQLCVVESAVINVKGVVGGHVTVGCSFTLAGTNNKHFCKGTCSGRDILVETKRSKNVSQDRYSIEDKGDGVYVTIKNLMKTDSGTYWCGVERSIKDTYQEVNLTVTDAPPTPKPSTVTSRPHVSTTLPCFSTTSSNLSSTFLPFGDISVGPSQRAGVMYLSLPSFYHLQTTIICCYIL; from the exons CTCTGTGTTGTGGAGTCAGCTGTCATTAATGTGAAGGGGGTGGTAGGAGGACATGTCACTGTGGGCTGCTCGTTCACTTTGGCAGGAACCAACAACAAACACTTCTGCAAGGGGACATGTTCTGGTAGAGACATTCTGGTTGAAACTAAGAGGAGCAAGAATGTATCTCAAGATAGATACAGTATAGAAGACAAGGGAGATGGAGTCTATGTGACCATCAAGAACCTGATGAAGACAGACTCTGGGACCTACTGGTGTGGAGTGGAGAGATCTATAAAGGACACATACCAAGAGGTGAATCTCACAGTTACAGATG CTCCTCCCACTCCTAAACCGTCAACTGTCACCTCCAGACCACATGTCTCTACAACCCTCCCATGTTTCTCCACAACATCCTCTAACCTCTCCTCAACATTCCTGCCATTTGGAGACATCAGTGTTGGTCCTTCAcagagagcaggtgtgatgtaccTGTCCCTTCCATCATTCTATCACCTTCAGACAACTATAATATGCTGCTATATACTGTaa